Part of the Paenibacillus terrae HPL-003 genome is shown below.
GCCACGACGAATCCGGATGAAATCTTGAAGCTGATCAAGTTTGTACTCGCTTCTTATGTGGCTCTGTTGGTCATGTTCGTCATTCATCTTATTTTGCTGGCTCTGTTTGGCTATAACCCGGTAACGTATGTGAAAAAGGTATTGCCTACGCTGGTTTTTGCTTTTACATCCCGTTCCAGTGCGGCAACTATTCCGTTGAATGTTGAAACGCAAACGAAAAAGCTTGGTGTGTCGGATGGCATCGCGAATCTGTCTGCCACCTTGGGAGCGACCATTGGACAAAATGGTTGTGCAGGTATTTATCCGGCCATGCTGGCGGTTATGATTGCGCCAACCGTGGGCATAGATCCGACGAGCTGGGATTTTATCCTCACGCTCATTCTGGTCGTTACGGTCAGTTCCTTCGGCGTGGCGGGTGTAGGCGGTGGTGCTACCTTCGCTTCTCTGATCGTGCTTTCGACCATGAACTTGCCCGTAGCCTTGGCGGGATTGCTTATTTCGGTTGAGCCACTGATCGATATGGGACGCACAGCACTGAATGTCAATGATTCTATTACGGCAGGACTCATTTCAGGCAAGGTGCTCAAGGAGAATGATCAGGATGTGTTCAACGATCATGGTATGGATTTAGATACGACGGTAAGCTCCTAATTGGGACGTTAGGAACTCTCTTCACAGTTTGGGGAGCAGGCTTGTGGGGTAGAAGTATCTGCGTGTATGTCAATACTCTGAGTCGGTCATAAGGCCGGCTCTTTGTGCTGTTTTATCTATTTAAGTTATAGCTGTTCATGAATCGTAATCTGTGATACATTAAGATAATGTTTTTCCGGCTTGCTCCGGATGAACCGCGGTTCGCAACCATCCCGCGCTATCAAAACTAGGAGGATTTCATGTTTAATTTGCTATGGGGGGCAGCCTTTGTCCTCGTCAATTTTATGTTCTTTTTATTATGTTATCGTTTGTTCGGTAAAAAAGGGTTGTACGCCTGGATTGGTGTGGCTACCGTACTTGCCAACATTCAGGTAACCAAAACCATTGATTTGCTCGGCATTACGACGACATTGGGAAATACAATGTATGTCTCTATGTACATGGCCAGCGATTTGCTGAATGAGAAATATGGGCCTAAAGAGGCGCGTAAAGCTGTGTGGTTCGGATTTTTCACCTTAATCATGACGACGCTAACGATGCAGATGGCGCTGGTGTTCCAGCCTAATGCAACCGATTTTGCCCAGGCGCCGATGCAGCAATTATTCGGACTATTACCAAGACTTGCGCTTGCCAGCCTGACGGCCTATGCGGTTAGCCAATTGCTGGACGTTCGTCTATACTCGTGGATTCGCAAGTTTTTCCCGGAACGTCACCAGCTCTGGATTCGCGGCAATGGCAGTACGATGATTAGCTCGTTTATTGATACGCTCATTTTTTGCAGCATCGCCTTTTACGGCTATGAATGGGGAATATGGCTGGAGCTACTGTTCACCACCTATATCTTAAAATTTGTACTAACCGCGGCGGGTACACCGATATTGTACATCGCACGCAACTTTCGCTTTAAAGAAGAGGAGGGGCAAACTCTCAAGCCATAATTGGCCTGGGAATGCTCCTCTTTTTTTGTACTAAATGTAATCGTTTTCATTCCTGTATATAGATGAATCGTTAAATGAAGCTCACAGTCGCTTATATTGAAATCAAACCTTTTGCTATGAAGGAGGCTACAGGAATGACGCAGTTTATCCCATGCACCCGATGCAAATTTCGCTATGTGACACCAAGGGCCAGAGAAAGTTTTAAACAGGAGAAAATGGCAGGAGAAGCCTTGCTATGCCTGCATTGTATCGCTGAACTTACAGGTAAAATTATAGATCAGTCCGGGAGCCTTGTTGATCCACATGAGCTTGAACAGTCCAAACGGCAGCAGCATATTCCAAGGTCGTCTATTGAGGGCTGTAGACCCTGTATGAAGAAACGAAGGCAATGAAGGAGATCAAGTACGTCGCTACAGTTAAAACCTCAAATGCTTCACTTATATTGATATCGTCAGGAAGGTGGTTTGCTCAAAATCGGGATGCCATTGGAATGGAATAATAAACTGGAGGTTTTGGAAGATGGGAATAACGAAGAACAAAAAAATGTTGATTAAAGGTGCGGGCAAGTTTATGGCTAAAATTCCGAATAGTGATGAACTCATCACGATTGGAACACTGAACAACATGCTTCTGGACATCCAACTTGATATGCAGGATATCGAGGGTGGAGATTCCAGTGTACCCTTGGATGCATTGCTTCGTAAAAAAACGATTGATATTACAGCTCAAGATGCCAAATTTGACTTAAATCTGGTCCGTCTCGTCCTTGGTTCCAAGCTACGTGAAGGTGTTAGCGGAGTGTCTTACCGACTGGTAACGGAAACGGTGACGGTTCCGGGGGAATCCCCATACCAGGTGCTGCTCACAGAAGCCGCAGCGACAAGCCCTGCTATGAAGGCTTACGAGGATGTAATTACAGGCACAGATGTAACCACAGAAGTTACCGTGACAGGTAATAAGGCAGTGTTCGATGCAGCGTTGGCCGGGAAAAAAGTAGTGATTGTCTATCCTGTCGCTTTGAGTGGAGTCCAGCAGGATGACGATGGATTTGTGTGGGAACTGGAAGAGAAGCACGTGATTCAGGAAGTGAACGGGAAGTGTGAGGCAGAGCTTGTCTTTGGCACCTCGCTGTACACCACGCCTGAAATTTCAGTGCGTACGTTAACAGGAAACAAGCTTCTCAAACGATTGTCCACCGGAATCCCTACCGAGGAGCAGTACCTTGTTGATGGTGGAAAGCTGATTTTCCATACGGCGTTAAAGGATGTAGCCATTTATGTAAATTATAAACGCAATGAAGTGGTGGATGTTCTGGATATTTCGAGCAGGGATTTACCGTTGACGGTTCATCTGGTTCATGATGGCCGTTTTGAGCAAAAGGACGGTTCTGTACAGGGATACCAAACGGAATTGTATCAATGTCGCGTGAAATCCAATTTCACGATTGATGCTCAGCGCCAGCAGGCGTCTACGCATAGTGTGACCTTGACGGTCATTGATCCGGAACGCTTTGATAACAAGCTAGGTACGATCAAGCGCTATGAGGTCGCATCGGCATCTGTTAACAACTGATACGTAAGGATGTGTGTTCAGAATGAACGATAGAGAGCTCACCATTCCATCTAAAAATGAGCTTCCCAAGTCAGCTGAAGTTGCGGAAGATGCAAAGGAGATTTTGACAGAAGAAGAAGCTCAGATCAGAGAAAAAGCATTCTTTGAAGAAGATGAACAGGTGCGTCTACGTGACGGTAAAACGTATTATTTGCCCCCGCTTGGGTTAAAGGATGCGCGCAAGCTGATTAAAAAGCTGAATGCTATTGATTCCGGTATTATTATTGCAAATCTGATCCCGGATGATCCGGAAGGTACGGATCGTTATCATGAGCTGATCGATGTGCTGATGATGGGCTTCAAGCCTTATTATAGCTGGATGACTCCTGAGCATTTGGAAGAGTATGTTGACCTCGAAACGGCCAAGCAAATTATTGATGCCATGATCGGACTGAATGGAATAAAAAAGTCCATGTAGCCTCTGAGGATGAGGAACTGGAGTATGACCGGCAAGCTCCCATTGACTGGGCGAATCTTTTTTTTAAGCTGGCCCATTATTGTCACCTGGATAAGCACCAGGTTTGGGACCTTACCCTCCCTCAGTTGGGCTACTATCTGGAGCAGTGTCATGACCATATCGAATTTACAATTAAAGTATCCTCTATGTCTGCCTTTGGGCTATGGAGCGAGGCTGATCAAATGGATCGGTCGGATACCCGCCATACAGGCCGTGAAGAAGTCAGGGAAGACGGCTCATATATGGGCAGCTATAAGATAGCGGACGAAGAAGATATGGCATTTTTGGCCAATATGCTTGGTTGAAGGACACTCCTGCTCTGCTCCGTATGGAGAGGCGGGAGTTTCATTTTATAAAGGGTGGTGAATGTATGGGTAATTTAGAGACTGATGTGCTTGCGGAGCTACAGGCATTTATTCAGACACTAAAGCATCCTTCTAGGGAGAAGAGGCAGGGATTGGATGTACGTTTTGAACGTTTGGAGGAACACAAGCGTACGTTAAGTACCTTTTTAAATTTTAGGACAAGGCCGGAAGCAAACCAGCAAGAACCGGATCAGCTATCAGCAGTTCCGAGTCAAAGTATGCAACATGAGATGAATGGTAAAGCGGAGTTGCAGGCCCTCCCTATGAATGAAAATGTGAGCAAGCTGCAGAGAGCTCAAAGCTGGAAGTCGCTAAATGATGATACAGCAGATGTACGAGCAGGCACTATGGAGTACATCCGTATGCGTAGGCACCAAGCCCAGGACTTGCAAAGTGTACTCAGTTATCAGCGTATATTTCATATGAGGCCGGAAGCCTCATGCAAATTCCAAGAGCAGTACAGCGAATGGAGAGGGCAGTCCCTGCAAACCCAATTGGGGATATGGGCTGGGATGGAATCATTAGCGGGAACGTTTCATATGCCAGGGGGCGTTACGGAGCTGACCCAAAATGAATATCTGACACGTACAAACGTGCAGCCATCGTATACGATCAACTCCGGTGATGTTGTTGTCCATATGACATTGCCTAATGTTACGAATAACGTAAGTCCGACCCAACTGGAGACGATGGGTAACAGGCTGGGAAGAGGTCTTAAAAACGGTAGAGTGGGAAGCTTGCGGGATCAACTTCTTATGAATCCGACCACTGCTTATCGTAGCAGTACATCTTATTAATCCATCATCCGTCGTAGCGGAGCAAAACATCATTTTTAATGACAGGAGGTATACATTTGACTCAGCAAAGTCCCCATAAATCAGAAGATATGGTCTACAAAAAGCGACTGTTTTACGATAATGGAATTCGTTTTGTCGAGGTCAAGGCTAAGCTAATCAATGAGTATAAGCCACCGGCTCCGAATCTGAAATCATATGTTCATGAGACGTTTTCCCACTCGGCAGGTTTGGTCAATCGTGGAACCTCACATTATTCAGCTACCCTAACACTTTTATTCTACTCTAAAAAGGAATACGCAGACTGGCTATCTTTTATAGGCTCGGAGCACAAGTATTATGATGAAAAAGGCACGATTTACCTAGGGATAGTAACAGGTCAACCAGATATTCAAACGGCGGAGATGGAGACTAAATATATCATCCAAGTCCAAATGTCACTTATTCGCAAGCAAAGTGATGATTCCCACAGCAAAAGCCAATTTATGGACCTCAAAGGCCATTGGGCATCCAGCTATATCGAGGAAATGGAGCAGCGTGGTATGGTTACCATCCATGCGGCTGAAGGCGAGGATAGCCCTTATTTCAGGCCGGACGAGAGCTGTACCCGGGCAGAGGGAATCACCTTTTTGATGAGGTCTTACAGGTATGTGGACCGGATTCTAAGGGGGCATTGAGATGAAACGCTGGATTGATGTAGACCCGCTGGATTGGTTTTATAGAGATATGCTGGATATGGCACGATTAGGTCTGGATGCTCCAAGCGAGCAAAGCTTTATAGAGGGGCTGCCCTACGACACTTTTGAACAAGGACATGAACGCATGATCAAGCGCTATGTCACGTTCGATGGCCAACAGGAGTTTGCCATTCCTGGCTATCAGGTGCATATTGAAAATCCGGTTTTTGTTCTCATCGATGGAGTTCAGGTGCAGCCTGAAAAAGTGGAGAACGAAAAGATAACGATGCCCCATCCTCTGTCTGGCGGACTTGAGGTGGTATGCATCGCGTATGGCAGACCCGCTTATCAGAAGGATGGCTGTGTTCATAGGCCTTATGTTGAGACGGACGAAAGTGCGATTTCCCTGCCTTCTGCGGCCTTGTCCATGGCGGCTGATTATCAAAGCCAAATGAAATATCAGCCGGAGACGGTCACGGTTCTGGGAACCAAGCTCAAGCGGCTGCCTGTGCAGATTCTGGCGGGAGAAGTTCCAAGTGAAGCTATTAAGAAGGCATTCGGCTTCAGACAGGATGTATTTGCGATTTATCAAGGAATTGTATACCTTCCCTTCAACTATAACGGATTTACTGCCATTGTCGGATATAACTATCGTGATGCCGGAAGGGTGCAATTCAAACAGGAGACCGTTGTTGCAAGCACTGCTCACGCCCGCTATCATGATCGTTTCTTTCCGGATGTTCGTATAAAACGAGCACAGTTTCTTGTTCTTCTGCAACAGATGCGGGTGGATATTTATAACAGATATACCGACCATGGATTGGAGAGCAGTGCGTATCCACAGAGAACTATACAGGATCGGAGTACCTTCTCAGGCCAATGGTATGAGCAGGCTGTTATGGACTTGATGAGTGAGCAGTTCCTAAACGGAAGCTGCGTATTTCCACTCTATGAAAACAATATGCTGGAGCCTGAAAAATGTATTACACGTGCGGAAGCCGTTGTATTTTTAAACCGGTTCATAGAATGGGCCATGGAAAAATTTAGATAGGAGATGAAAAAATGACTTTTGTATCCGATGTACGTAACCTCTCTAACCAATCGTTTGAATCCATGATGAAGCGTGTACAGGCTTTGGGCCGTAAGCCACGCGTCATTGTTGAACTGGACAAAATGTCCTATGTTCGCGGATCGCGGCCAAACCAAGACGTCATTCAATATGTAAAAGATACGTCCGTTAAAGACTTTTTGTCCATTGATGGTGTGACCCAACTAACAAGTGAACAGGAAGCAATAAAGATTAGCGAGATAGCCCGCCTCTCTAATCTGCCTATGTCCATGCCGATCCTTTCAAGTGCAAAAATGCGTGAACATGTTACTGATTCGAATCACATTCAGGGCATGCTGGTTACCAGCCGTCACCATTCAGTGAACTCCAAGCGCCCTCATCACAAGGGCGTGGACCTGGCCTGTGACAAGGAAGATACCATCCATGCCGTATGGGCTGGGAAAATCACTGCGGCTGGTGCCGTAAAGGGTTACGGTCACGCTGTATATATTGATCACGGCAATGGCTGGACGACCCGTTATGGTCATTTGAAACCCCATGCCATGATGGTCAAGGTTGGAGATCATGTGAAGGCTGGAGATCCGATTGCTATAGGATGGAACTCGGGTCACAAGAATAGCAGTGAAGGCGGGGATGGAGCACATCTTCATTTTGAAGTTCGCAAGGATGGCAAGGATTTGAACCCCGAAGCTTTCCTGCGTGGGGAAAAAGCCATACAATTGCCTATTCGAACGCTGGATACGGCTGTTCAGAATAAAAGCGCAACCGCTTCATCATTGGAAGCTAGCGCTACCCAATC
Proteins encoded:
- a CDS encoding queuosine precursor transporter, translated to MFNLLWGAAFVLVNFMFFLLCYRLFGKKGLYAWIGVATVLANIQVTKTIDLLGITTTLGNTMYVSMYMASDLLNEKYGPKEARKAVWFGFFTLIMTTLTMQMALVFQPNATDFAQAPMQQLFGLLPRLALASLTAYAVSQLLDVRLYSWIRKFFPERHQLWIRGNGSTMISSFIDTLIFCSIAFYGYEWGIWLELLFTTYILKFVLTAAGTPILYIARNFRFKEEEGQTLKP
- a CDS encoding S-layer homology domain-containing protein, with amino-acid sequence MTQQSPHKSEDMVYKKRLFYDNGIRFVEVKAKLINEYKPPAPNLKSYVHETFSHSAGLVNRGTSHYSATLTLLFYSKKEYADWLSFIGSEHKYYDEKGTIYLGIVTGQPDIQTAEMETKYIIQVQMSLIRKQSDDSHSKSQFMDLKGHWASSYIEEMEQRGMVTIHAAEGEDSPYFRPDESCTRAEGITFLMRSYRYVDRILRGH